The Pungitius pungitius chromosome 13, fPunPun2.1, whole genome shotgun sequence genome includes the window ACCTTAGCCGTGCTACATTTACTACCTGTCAAGAAATAAAGCTTCATCGTAAAGGTAGTTCTGCATGCCAGTTAACCAATTCATTACTTTCACTGTAAGCTTAAAAGAGAACACAGGCGCCTGGTAAATGTGCTTCTACTACATTGTATTTGTGGGCGCCTTCAGTTGCACTTAGATGCTTAGATTTAGTACACTAAACCAATCACACAGACGTGTATTTCAATTATTGTGTGGGTAGGCCaagtaaataaatgcaataGAGGCTTCCTAGTTACGTCTAATGGATCACCGTGGGTCTCACTTTACAGGAATAACACAACTGCCATTATAGGCGCGAGCGTATTAGACTCCTGTCTGACATCTCCCCCTCTTTTGAGTTTTATGTCACAGAACACTTAAACTGGAAATGACTCCTTGATCAGTGCATAGCATTAACAAAGAATAActcaaattaagaaaaaaagaaaacattatcGACATCAATGGCTGTACAACCTTCTCTAATTTGAAGATGGAATGCAGGTATTGTaaacatgaaatgaatacaTGTTGTATATATAAAGCCTCAAAACTCGCTTTAATAAATCTATCCCTGAAATGTTCCCCAACAATGAAGATGTTACCAAACAAGTTAAATATCCTGAAAAAGTAGTAAGGTaaataaggaaaataaatcTATATTTAAAATCACTTGACCTGTTTTTAACCATTAAGGATGACAAAAAAGCTCTGGCTGGACCAAGTGAATATGACAAACGAAGAAAGGACCATATCTCCCACTTCATTCTAAGACTCGCCTACTGCCAAACgtgagtttgtgttttcaaatatataatgtaataacaaaataattataatgctgctgaatgaatgtttatttctatttgtattgAAAAGGGAGGATCTGAGACGGTGGTTTATACAACAGGAAGTTGATCTTTTCCGCTACCGCTTCAATGCCCTGTCTTCAGAACAAAAGCTTGAATTGCTTCACAGAAATAATCTGCAATATGACACTGTAAGTATGTCTTTGTTTGAATACTTGAACATTACTATAGAATGTTCTTAAACTCAGAAggttcattttttaaactctATTAAGCTAGAATATTACTTGGATGAATGTATGTAAAGATTTGTGGACCTGGATCAGAACAATACAATCTACAAGTGTGTATAATGTCTACTGTAAATCTATACAAACCTTCAGAACTAGAGAATGAAGCTAACCAAGAAAAGGGAATGTAACATTTGTTCTGAATTATATTTCCACTAGATGGAGCTGTTTAATTGATTTAACACAAAGCATGTATCGTATAGGTTTCCTTCATTGGTGAttcaaatgttgaaaatgtttttttttgtcaaacatgATGAGTGTTCATAAATGGTATTTTTTAACAATTGCAGTAGTAATAATGAGTCACTTAAGTGTGTTTAGTTAGTCTCCTACTTTAAAGTTGGTCTTTATATAAATTTATGGAATAAACTATGGTAGGTTTTAAGAAAGAGAGATGAATATTAAGGAAAAATAACAATCCATCTACACATTATCTCTCAAGCCTGGAGGAAATAACACATTAATCGGATGAACTCTGCCTTCCCGTGCAACACTGATTTTGGGATGCCTCTACAGCGCTTCCCtgaaatgaatattttttaCCAACAATGTTTCAGATCAGTGTCGAGGAGAAGATCGGTCTGAAGAACAAACTCATCAACTCCAGTTACACCGTCAGTGCAATCACTGTGGAGCAAGAGATATTCTACAAAGTGAGttgctttctgtctttctttcggTCCGACTAAACCAGTAAGAATGTTGAATGTTGAGAATTCCCACACATTTTCATGTACATtatattacacattacacatttcaTGTACATTATATTACACATTTTTAAGtctataaagaaagaaaaaaacagacttagttattttaaataaatggttTGTATTTGAAATGGCAGAAtgttaataaattattgttttattaatctTAACAGATAATTTGATAGAAATCCCCCACCCTACTTTAATTATATTCAAAGTGATTCTTCCATTTACTATCAAGAGATCcagtgtgattttttttgtttctgatttGAGTGTATGACATTAGTGCAGTGCTTTTCTGCTTTCCTCTAGTTTTGTCAGATAAAATGGGATACAGATACACTTCTCATTAGGTTAACCCAACTATTCATAACTtgtggagaagaagaacaatGCACTGCCcagtctgtttttaaaaataacaccTTGTCCTAATTACGTTAAAGTAAAACACAGACGTGTTGACATACTCTGCAGCTTTTGTATATCTGGGGCCAATATTTGGTCAGATGGACATGGGCctgatataaaataaatattaacctATATGTTTTATTTGCTAGGTCCCATTTCAAGACGCCCTGGATCTAGTGCGAGCAAGGAAGGTGTACCTCCAAGCCGGCTACGTGTACATCCCTCATATGGACATTGTCACTATTGTTCTCAACGATTTCCGCACAAGGCTATCTAAATCTCTAGCAGTAAGTGTTTTCAAGCTCTTTGTTGTTTGAGAAAGAATTAATAATAAGATCACAGAAAGCTACGAATTTGTTTGTCTATGTTTGACCACTTTAATTTGGTCGATAGCTATGCttgtcataaagggatggaacAAATCCAGGAATGCACGCTGCATTTCAATTACGCTCGATTTGCACTAAAAGGCCCACAGACAATATCCCCTAACCATTAGACCAGAGGTGACTGGATGGATCtatgctttcatgttgtttacaACAAATTGACAACCCACCATTTGAATGTCACTGCAGAAATCCACTCTCATCACACTGaggcatgtttttttattttttcaatcttCTATAGATTTATAGATATGTGTTGGAACAGTGCTAGTTGCCTCCAGTGCCCTGAGGGGGAACTGAAAAAATGCAGGGTTCAAATAGGGGGGGAAATACATTTGCACACATGTGACATGGCGACAGCTAGAATGAAAGGGCTCATTATCCCCGCGGGCGGGATGTGCTTCTAAAGGCTGTGAAAGGGGGGGTCTGTGATGGCACAATACCAGCATGTTTGCGCATGGCATTTAGAGCCTTGAGGGACATGGAACTCTGTGTTTCCATGTCCAGAGGCTTTCTTCATGAAACATGTGAGGAGACAACCAAGATCTATTTGCATCCTGACTAGGCAACAGGCACGAGCAGTGGCACGAAAGGTTTATGACATGGAAGAAATCTCCCctaaatgcaacacacacacacaaaggacacaaaATGGCCATTTAACGTCTTGCAGATCAGTCATGTTCTGATTTGAATCTTGACCTTCCCAATTGACATAAGGTGTTGAATGTTGATGGTGGCAAAGGGAGGATCGGGTTTAGTCGATCTGATTCACCAAAATGATAAGAGGTATAAAATATACCTGGGTCTCTGAAGGAAACTGCATTCAGGAAACAGCTTTTTAGAATTTCCATTTTTTACGGTGGAGAAAGCATCAGATCAACATGAGGGATCAGCGTTGGCATAATAGTGTGCACCTGTCTCTTATCATTTTTGGTTGTTAAACAGCCATAAATATTAGACCCGATAACGCAGACCCTATTTGGCAATATAGTATGGATTATAAGATTCTAAAACTAATACTAGAACCAATGATTCAATCCTGTTTTCAGTACAAACAGCCCTGACTCGTAGTGCCAttgatttctattttttaatgatttgtgCCTCGTACGCTCTCAAGTGGGCGAGCTATGGAACGGTGACAGTGTTTCTAATGTGTGCCATTATGTTCTCAAAAGGGTCTCCATGCCTTTCCAAAGCAGCGGTTTGAGTCTACCTCAGAAGCGAGAGTGCTTTGTTCTTTGAAGAATATTTGGCAGTTTGAACAAAGAAgcatttttgtctgtttgttgtttttgttttcgaCCATTTGTATTTAACTCTGTAGTCACTTTGAATCAGTGTCTTTTTTACCTGTGTTCATGACAAAGAGGAGCTTCTGTTTAGCCAGCGATCAAATTGGAGCACTCGTCACTCGTAATTTTGGATATGCTTGATTGATATAATTACACAATAGTGTATTGTGAGACGTTTCTAAACTAACTATACTGATCTTAAAATGCACGCTAAAGTAACGATGGCAGATTGTGCCGTTCTAACTGAAAGGTATCTCTTCTAAACCATAAAGTGGCTGTAGATTCCAATCTAGTGTCCAAATTCTGTAATAACAAATGTTGGTTTGTCCTCTGTGTAGCATAGAACCTCAGTGCCTCTGTATTCACGTTGGCATGCACTTGATTTGTTTTAACACAGCAGGATGGTCCTTTCCAAATTacaagaggggggaaaaaaacaataaaacagcaaCTCTGTCCAGTTCTGCCATGCTCGCATTTCCTGTTAATTATCCGGACCACTAACTGTTGGGATGGAATAGTGGTCCAAAACAATTTTGCTTGCAACTGTGCCAGTGTGACTGCTTTGTGTTTTACTATAATGGTTATTTACCCACACTGGGGACGACCAGGGGACATTTCTGTAAATGTGTCATTAGGAAGGCATGAAATTGAAAGCTGCTTCTCCGTATCACTCGTTATTGTTTGGCTGTTCATCTCAGCAGAAAACCACAgaaagcctttttttgtgtatgtgcaAGGCAGTCGTTGACATGGACTCATGCTCCTTGTGTTTGGGAGGGATGTACATTCAGTCAGACTCGGCTGAAAAGCTCTTTGTCTTCAGTCTGAGACAAGAAGAATCAGGGTGGATGCAGATGTTTTGTTCTGTGAAGCTCTTCACTCTTGCACTTGCCTCGCTGTGTTTGCACTGTTCACCATCACTCATGTGACGTCCATCTCACTCGCAGTTGACGGCCCGCTCGCTACCAGCAGTGCATTCAGATGAACGCCTCCAACCGCTCCTCAACCACCTCAGGTAAGCAGCAGCGGGATTAAAGAACTTTGCTGCCACTTTGTCAGGTCTGCATTTGGGGCGtggggagaaagaagaagagatttAGCAGGATTCATTTTAAGAACGATTTGCCAGTGTGAGTAAAACCAACAAGGGCAGATTGTAATGTTGTAATTAACACTATACAAAAGGCACATAGGTTTTCCTACAACTTCTCATGCGCTGTATGTTTGTCAATATCGTTTGGATGCCTGTTAAAGTCGTACTGTGATAAACGTAAAGCGGACAAAACtcaatttgtttttctcagACACAAATGGTTGCATTAAAGCGGTTCTATCTTGGCATGTTGGAGGGCTAGGGTAAAGGTCGGTGCGTCATCTAAATACTAAAACTCCCATCTTTATCAGTCCTCAGTTGCAATATTTAAAGTTTAGCACATCAACAAGAAAGGCATTATCATGTTGGATAAAACAATGAATCTGCCAATCAATTTACATCCTCTAAATGTGCTTCATTTTGCCACTTAGAGGCTCAGCTTGACCAAACTAGGGAAACGGAGACATACCTTTCTGCTTgggtattatttattattggttGTTTTGTGCATAGATGGTGCCCTGTTGCCAGGATGGATTACAGTTTTGTGTGTGCTGTCTGCAGCATTCTCGCTCAAAGCTGGGCCCGATTTAAAGAGTTGGATTCCCGCTAGCCACAAAGACATGGGAATATGGGGTCCAGGCCTAAAGATGCTTATGTTACCGTTCAGCAAAAGCACTCAAGTTTGGGTTAAATAGAGGATTAATCGCAGCAGCGTTAAGTTCTACTTCAATGGCAAAGGAGGGCTGCtcagaacaaagtgagtttttATCTTCCTTTTAGATGAAAGTGAGAATATGAATATACACGGGTGGAAGAAGTTAAGTTGCCTGATTGTTGACGGGGATTAGTGGGCAGAATATTTTAGATTAGTGGGCAGGTCGGTAATCTCTTTAGTAGGAGGAGCACAAGGTAATGCAAAGCACTTTAGTATAGGACTCGACGGGTTGCCAAAGTCATCGATTTAAAAGTCTCCCGAATTGCAGCGCAGCGGTtcgacatttattttgaaaacacagaTTCAACTAATATGAGAATTTGTGACAACCCTTATTGCTTTTAAAGCAGTTATACTTGTAACAgttctggtctttttttatcCATGCCTTCCTGTTTTAGTCACGCCTATGTGGGACAGGATTACAGCATCCAAAAGAATGTTGGGAAAATTTCCTTGGATCAAATTGATTCAGTAAGTTTCATTCACCATCTACTCCCGGAATGTGAAGCTCTATTATATGGTTTGTTTATCTGCTGCCACAgagctgaaaatgaaaataaagtgtaTTTAGTGCCACTTTAGAGTTAATGTACCCCATAGAAAGTCCATATGTGTATGGTAGTCATTGGTTAATGTCTGCCACCAGCTTTCAGGGAAGTCCTTCCCGCTCTGCATGAGGCAGCTCCACCAGTCCCTCAGGGAGAACCACCACCTCCGCCACGGGGGGCGCATGCAGTACGGCCTCTTCCTCAAAGGCATCGGCCTCTCCCTGGAGCAAGCGCTGCAGTTCTGGAGGTCAGAGTTCATAAGAGGAAAAGTGGATGCGGACAAGGTAAGGAAGACATGAATGCTGTGGTGTGTTTTAGGTTATTGTTTTTGTCAGGTTAAACAGCCCAAACTGTGCAGCTTCGTAGGGCCGTgagccagagatgctcacgagtcccaaagctcgagtcgagtctgaagtctttcgaggacggatgtgtgtgcgactcgagtcgcactcaagtccgagtctcaaactcgagtccccatctctgccgTGAGCTTAGTGCTCACTGCGACCTCATCCcatgctcaaaatgcactagtTAAAAAAGAACATATCTCCAGGGGGAATCTTATCTACTAACCTtacatcttttaaaaaacatttttttaggtACAATccaataaaactttttttccagttatttaaaaaaaaagtttatgctTTTTTATGAACACCAGATGAGTGGAATTTAGGACCCTCACCCTTTGCAGAGCTGTTCCACACTTCAATAGatagtttggttttatttgtgaTGAAGTGACCGTCACCAGCTTCCCCTGGCAGCACTATGTGCATGCACTCAGTCCTAATAAAGACTCAAGTGTTTTCACATATTGTGTCTCTCAAAAAAAGAGAGCAACACAGTAAGGTAATTTGTTTTGCATGTAGAGAATCACTTCTCTTTATGTAAATAGGAGTCAGGAATGACTGATGGATACTCCACCCGATGGAACAGATCCGATAAAACAGAATTCCATCCtgtgttaaaaacacacacacacacacacacacgcaaacgcacagtgtgttttgttttgtgtgcttATCAAAAGATGCAGTATCCACAGGGTGTGAGGTGAATGCCAAGGCATGGTTTAATTTTGAGTTAAAGAGATCCAGTGCAGTAATCTGGCTCAGCATTGTGTGCAGTGGGCCTTGATCCCCGAGCCGTGTTGTCTTTTAGATAATtatttgtagtagtagtagatcACATAGCGGCCATGTCACCCCAGGCGGTCTGCACTCTTTCCAGTCCGGCGACCTGTGTTGCATCAGCCAGACAAAGTGTCCTGGCATCCTGGTGAGAGATCCTAGTTATAATGTGAAGACGCATAGAATAATGACCACAATCTGATGCACAAAGATACACAGTCCTTCTGTACGGTTTTTAGCTGGAAGATTCCCCATCTCCCTTTTGTCCAGCTTTGTCACTGATGAGTCCCTTTCTAGACTTACTCCATCGGgccttcattccttcattcctcCAGTCGGCTGATGGGCCCCCTCAGTGAGAGCCTCATGGCAACCAGAGGAGATTTAGTCCACGCTGCCTCCCTCTCTGGCGCCCCACCTCTGCGTGGCTGCCGCGTACGAGCTGCAGCGGAGGGCGTGACGAGCAGCGGAACGCTGGTGACCGATTGCAGCTCTCACCGTGATGTATGCGCTAAGTCAGGGGCTTCGCTTTGTGCCGCGCTGCACAAAGCCGGCTCGTTAGTATGCGCCAGGAACCGAGGAACGCGATGGGAGGCAGCAACGCCCGAGAGAGgcctggaggaagagggggtgTAATATTAGACTGGGGGCGATTGATGAAATCAACTTGATCTactcgatttaaaaaaaaaaaaaaaaatgccacagAAGTTTGCCTTTTCATTTAGAAGAGGGTGTGTTTGGATCACATGTCAGTGTGTTGTGTTGCCCTTTGGGTTGGACTGCTTTGGAACTGCTTGTTTTACAGTTTATTCATTTCTACAAACTGGCACCATTTTTCTAGCTTTGCCCTGGGGTCTTTTTCAACAATGGAAGTTTTTTTAGATGATTTATATTAACTGCTCTAAAGTTTGGTTACAGAAGTACACCGTTTTTTTAATGCTTCCTTAAAGACAGAAAGGAGAGCCTGTTCCTCTGTTCTTTTGCCCTTTTTAGAAAGGCCAAAAAGTACTCAACAACATTGTTAACTCAATACTGCCAGCATGCTCCCATTAGGATGGGGATATTCATTGGGGATGATGCTAAAGCTGTACTCTAGTTTCACAACAACAGGTCTAACTTGCACATGTTAtatttgttctattttttatatttctactGGGTGGGATGCACAGGCCTCCTTCTGTGTTTTACAGACTCAGCAGTTCAAATTTGTCTCCGTTGCCCTTAAATATCTCCCTTTTGTGTTGCGAACGTCTATgtctatttattattttttttaagtttcctgtgtcttttctttaaaatcCATCGTCTGAATTTGAGCACACTTTCTAGTCCCTCACCTCGTTCTTGTTTTTGGGGGGTTCAGAAAAAGCCCCGAGTGCAGATAATAAAATGTGACTCATTTTATTACATATAAGTGGAATTGGAGCTGCAGGCTCCTCAGTCACTATGGACTGACTGAGCCTAAGAAGCCATgccaagtgcacacacacacacacacacacacacacacatgcacacactcacgtaCGTAATCCTTTTGATTGTGTCCTATTTCTCTGTCTCCATAGCCTCAGGTTTTTGTGAATgtgtccccgggggggggaatGTTGCAGTGATGAAGCCCCATGAGCGAAGATGTACACCAGAAGAGCGCTACTTTTTTTAATGCCGCTTTGTGCTCGTGTTTAGACTCTCTCCCGTCATTTTTCTAAATTCCCCCAGTATGGAGGTCAGCTGTGTGAGAGTATATCCAGGATTATCTGAAATGTGGGCTCAAGTTTAGGACCGCGGTTGGAAATTGTATTTGAAGGGGTTGCATTCGGGGCGAGTTGT containing:
- the prim2 gene encoding DNA primase large subunit, whose protein sequence is MQFLSRRKKFLINPQTELYGHPVQFYGEPPLENISLAEFEAFAVDRLKLLKTVENVGVSYLKGSSQYSDKLRAESKMLNFPYRPDADDKKALAGPSEYDKRRKDHISHFILRLAYCQTEDLRRWFIQQEVDLFRYRFNALSSEQKLELLHRNNLQYDTISVEEKIGLKNKLINSSYTVSAITVEQEIFYKVPFQDALDLVRARKVYLQAGYVYIPHMDIVTIVLNDFRTRLSKSLALTARSLPAVHSDERLQPLLNHLSHAYVGQDYSIQKNVGKISLDQIDSLSGKSFPLCMRQLHQSLRENHHLRHGGRMQYGLFLKGIGLSLEQALQFWRSEFIRGKVDADKFDKAYAYSVRHMFGKEGKRTDYTPYSCMKVILSNPPSQGDHHGCPFRHSDPDLLKQKLQFYKVSASGISQILELVKGMHFQLACQKYFELTHNIEDANFSLNHPNQYFIESQKALGGGGGGKEIKREVDAAQRSQENPATRGSAATQEAAADASKGVVEMTEDLDSYFQDA